A single Actinomadura algeriensis DNA region contains:
- a CDS encoding GlxA family transcriptional regulator, with protein MSASHRVVIAVFPDVDLLDVTGPAEVFAVANRELSGGTPYRVLLAGPDGGQVRTGAGVRVATDLTFDQVGDRVDTLLVPGAVDAAGAPVIDPALVGWIARTARRTGRVASVCVGAHLLAAAGLLAGRTATTHWATADRLAADHPDVTVDPDPIYVRSGNVWTGAGISACMDLALALVAEDHGERVALAVARQLVMYLKRQGGQSQFSVPLWQAPAERRDIDELRAWISANPAADLSAAALAERMCLSERHFARVFRKETDSTPAAYVEAARVEEARRLLEGTDEPLDRVAAACGLGSAETLHRAFRRRLGTTPAAYRRRFRTAA; from the coding sequence ATGTCCGCTTCACACCGTGTCGTCATCGCCGTGTTCCCCGACGTCGATCTCCTCGACGTCACCGGGCCCGCGGAGGTGTTCGCGGTCGCCAACCGGGAGCTGTCCGGCGGGACGCCGTACCGGGTGCTGCTGGCCGGGCCGGACGGCGGCCAGGTGCGCACCGGCGCCGGGGTCCGGGTCGCGACCGATCTGACGTTCGACCAGGTCGGCGACCGTGTGGACACCCTCCTGGTGCCCGGCGCGGTGGACGCCGCCGGGGCGCCGGTGATCGACCCCGCCCTGGTCGGCTGGATCGCCCGGACGGCGCGGCGCACCGGCCGGGTCGCCTCGGTGTGCGTCGGCGCGCACCTGCTGGCCGCCGCGGGGCTGCTGGCCGGACGGACGGCGACCACGCACTGGGCCACCGCCGACCGGCTCGCCGCCGACCACCCCGACGTCACCGTCGACCCCGATCCCATCTACGTCCGGTCGGGGAACGTGTGGACGGGCGCGGGCATCAGCGCGTGCATGGACCTCGCGCTCGCCCTGGTGGCCGAGGACCACGGCGAGCGGGTCGCGCTCGCGGTCGCCAGGCAGCTGGTGATGTACCTCAAGCGGCAGGGCGGGCAGAGCCAGTTCAGCGTCCCGCTGTGGCAGGCCCCGGCCGAGCGCCGCGACATCGACGAGCTGCGCGCGTGGATCTCGGCGAACCCGGCCGCCGATCTGTCGGCGGCGGCCCTCGCCGAGCGGATGTGCCTGAGCGAACGGCATTTCGCCCGGGTCTTCCGCAAGGAGACCGATTCGACTCCGGCCGCCTACGTCGAGGCGGCCCGGGTGGAGGAGGCCCGGCGGCTGCTCGAGGGCACCGACGAGCCGCTGGACCGGGTCGCCGCCGCGTGCGGGCTCGGCTCGGCGGAGACGCTGCACCGCGCGTTCCGGCGGCGGCTCGGCACCACCCCGGCGGCCTACCGGAGACGCTTCCGCACCGCCGCCTGA